Proteins encoded in a region of the ANME-2 cluster archaeon genome:
- the nrdD gene encoding anaerobic ribonucleoside-triphosphate reductase gives MQETYAGQKISSTIPVGEMMIKQNEHGIEQVQQTLTGEEISTLPKVRTTDGYLMEWDRNTIVAQLMKETVLSEKFYDKPAITEETAKEIARETEVRIRKMGVSFLSGPLVRELVNIVLLENGHPEWRNISTRVGTPVYDAYEIDIGTGFEAKDNANLQENAETSHKKKADKISKEQYLLLLPPDLADSHLNGDIHIHDLEYLGTRAFCQDWDLRYFFYYGLMPDGSGTKASVAGPAMKAEVAILHAVKALGSAQTNFAGGQGFYNFLTFIAPYFEGMIYDEIEQLMQMFVYEMTQMMVARGGQLVFSSVQLSPGIPKLWRDKPVVYRGRVWDGDMAPQRTYGEFEREVRLSYEALMNVMLKGDYWGKPFNFPKPEISIEPDFMEEDEEFNRKHPELLTYDELYTMSFELAAKFGVPYFDNQLPQYRGAGEGISCYQCCAYNFSTTAEKDSSFGDKMVFKNGQHFSMGAWQVVSLNCPRAAYEAEGDDHLLFSHLKKMMDKAIELFRIKRFWMDHIVASGRMPFATQQPKDPVTGKKGMIAVDLGSLVYTIGVAGINEMVQHHTGYQMHESDIAKQIAIRAMFEMDIYAKELSELHGIEIALARTPAETTCQRFAVSDLLHTEYREYAMKVIKGDVDTAISDLSETRDLPVYYTNGTHVPPGADISLPERIGLEHVFFPIVDGGNILHIFMGEGHPDARGLKEFAMNLAKNTQVGYFAFTKDMTVCLNDFHVAGGMLDECPNCGSENVEHLSRVTGYIQAVDGWNNGKKQELEDRRRYGATEMA, from the coding sequence ATGCAAGAAACATATGCGGGTCAAAAAATATCTTCAACAATACCTGTAGGCGAGATGATGATAAAACAAAACGAACATGGGATTGAACAGGTACAACAAACCCTTACAGGTGAAGAGATCTCCACGCTGCCAAAGGTCAGGACCACTGACGGTTACCTTATGGAGTGGGATAGGAACACCATTGTAGCACAACTGATGAAAGAGACCGTACTCAGTGAGAAGTTCTATGACAAGCCAGCCATTACTGAAGAAACAGCAAAGGAGATTGCCAGGGAGACAGAGGTCAGGATACGCAAGATGGGTGTAAGTTTCCTGTCAGGTCCACTGGTAAGGGAACTGGTCAATATTGTATTACTGGAAAACGGGCATCCTGAATGGCGTAACATCTCCACCAGGGTGGGTACCCCGGTATATGACGCTTATGAGATCGATATCGGCACAGGGTTCGAGGCCAAGGATAATGCTAATCTACAGGAGAACGCCGAAACCTCGCACAAGAAAAAGGCAGACAAGATATCCAAAGAGCAATACCTGCTGTTGCTGCCGCCTGACCTTGCCGACAGCCACTTAAACGGTGATATCCACATCCACGACCTGGAATACCTGGGCACCAGGGCGTTCTGCCAGGATTGGGACCTGAGGTATTTCTTCTACTATGGTTTAATGCCTGACGGTTCCGGTACCAAAGCCAGTGTGGCAGGTCCGGCCATGAAAGCTGAGGTGGCTATCCTGCATGCTGTGAAAGCACTGGGCAGTGCCCAGACCAATTTCGCAGGCGGGCAGGGATTCTATAATTTCCTTACATTCATTGCGCCTTATTTTGAGGGGATGATTTACGATGAGATCGAACAGCTGATGCAGATGTTCGTCTACGAGATGACCCAGATGATGGTGGCCAGAGGAGGCCAGCTGGTATTCTCGTCCGTACAGCTCTCGCCAGGGATTCCAAAGCTCTGGAGGGATAAGCCAGTGGTCTATAGGGGACGTGTGTGGGATGGTGATATGGCACCCCAGAGGACTTATGGCGAATTCGAGCGCGAGGTCAGGCTATCCTATGAGGCATTAATGAATGTGATGTTAAAAGGTGATTACTGGGGCAAACCTTTCAATTTCCCAAAGCCTGAGATCAGTATTGAACCTGATTTTATGGAAGAGGATGAGGAGTTCAACAGGAAGCATCCTGAACTGCTGACCTATGATGAGTTATACACCATGTCGTTCGAACTGGCTGCTAAGTTCGGTGTGCCGTATTTTGATAACCAGTTGCCCCAGTACAGGGGTGCAGGTGAAGGTATTTCATGTTACCAGTGTTGTGCTTACAATTTCTCAACCACGGCAGAGAAGGATTCCTCCTTTGGAGACAAGATGGTCTTCAAGAATGGTCAGCACTTCTCAATGGGCGCGTGGCAGGTTGTCTCTCTTAACTGCCCCAGAGCTGCATATGAGGCAGAGGGGGACGACCACCTCCTATTTAGCCACCTGAAGAAAATGATGGATAAGGCGATCGAGCTGTTCAGGATCAAGCGGTTCTGGATGGACCATATTGTTGCCAGTGGCAGGATGCCTTTTGCTACCCAACAGCCCAAGGACCCGGTGACAGGGAAGAAAGGTATGATTGCTGTGGACCTTGGAAGCCTGGTGTATACTATAGGTGTGGCAGGTATTAACGAGATGGTACAGCATCATACCGGATACCAGATGCATGAGAGCGATATTGCCAAGCAGATTGCTATCAGGGCTATGTTCGAGATGGATATATATGCCAAGGAACTGTCTGAACTCCACGGTATCGAGATCGCACTTGCAAGGACACCGGCCGAGACTACATGCCAGCGTTTTGCTGTGTCTGATCTGCTGCATACTGAGTACAGGGAATATGCCATGAAAGTGATCAAGGGCGACGTGGATACTGCAATATCCGATCTTAGTGAAACACGTGACCTGCCTGTTTATTATACCAACGGCACCCATGTGCCACCCGGTGCTGATATATCCCTACCTGAAAGAATTGGTCTGGAACATGTTTTCTTCCCTATTGTGGATGGCGGGAATATCCTGCATATCTTTATGGGGGAGGGACATCCAGATGCCAGGGGTCTTAAGGAGTTCGCTATGAACCTGGCAAAGAATACCCAGGTCGGGTATTTTGCCTTTACTAAGGATATGACGGTGTGCCTGAATGATTTCCATGTGGCAGGCGGGATGCTGGATGAGTGTCCGAACTGTGGCTCTGAGAATGTGGAGCACCTGTCCAGGGTTACGGGGTATATACAGGCTGTGGACGGGTGGAACAATGGTAAGAAGCAGGAGCTTGAGGATAGGAGGAGGTATGGTGCCACTGAGATGGCATGA
- a CDS encoding NrdH-redoxin, with protein MSEIIVYTTEICPNCKTLKQILKESGIVYAETDMTTPAALTELAMNNVFTMSAPVLQVQDNFYTVNEIMDGDSIDRQKVESLVNL; from the coding sequence ATGTCTGAAATTATTGTATACACAACCGAAATATGTCCGAATTGCAAAACACTCAAACAAATACTAAAAGAATCAGGTATCGTATATGCTGAAACCGATATGACCACTCCGGCAGCATTGACGGAACTGGCCATGAATAATGTATTCACTATGTCTGCGCCAGTACTCCAGGTACAGGATAATTTCTACACTGTTAACGAGATAATGGATGGAGATTCCATAGACCGCCAGAAAGTGGAGAGTCTTGTAAATTTATAA